One window of Methanobacterium alkalithermotolerans genomic DNA carries:
- the pheA gene encoding prephenate dehydratase, with protein sequence MFLAFFGPKGTFTEEAAATLKGDLIAYDSIIEVLDAVKNKKVDKGVVPIENSIEGPVGVTLDLLAQDYDLIIEKEIVLSVSHNLLANPGTSIKDIKSVYSHSQALSQCRIFLENLNIITHSTSSTAAAAKFIKGQKNAGAIGTNRAAELYGLEIIARDIQDYDNNMTRFVVLSHKKQPSTGNDKTSIVFSLSKDCPGGLYDVLGLFARENINLTKIESRPSKKGLGKYIFFIDFEGHCDDSKVENILNTIKNKTPFVKVLGSYPTYGED encoded by the coding sequence ATTTTTCTGGCATTTTTTGGACCTAAAGGAACCTTTACAGAGGAGGCTGCTGCTACTTTAAAAGGGGATTTAATTGCTTATGATTCCATAATAGAAGTTTTAGATGCAGTTAAAAACAAAAAAGTAGATAAAGGCGTGGTCCCTATTGAAAATTCTATTGAAGGTCCTGTAGGAGTCACCCTGGATCTTTTAGCCCAGGATTATGACTTAATAATTGAAAAAGAGATTGTTTTATCTGTAAGTCATAATTTATTGGCTAACCCCGGCACCAGTATTAAAGATATAAAATCGGTCTATTCTCATTCACAAGCATTGTCACAGTGCCGCATTTTCCTGGAAAACCTGAACATAATTACTCATTCCACTTCCAGTACTGCTGCAGCAGCTAAATTTATTAAAGGCCAAAAAAACGCCGGAGCTATTGGCACTAACCGTGCTGCTGAGTTATATGGGTTGGAAATAATTGCTAGAGATATCCAGGACTATGATAATAATATGACTCGTTTTGTTGTTCTTTCTCATAAAAAGCAACCATCCACTGGTAATGATAAAACTTCCATAGTGTTTTCTTTATCTAAAGATTGTCCAGGAGGATTATATGATGTTTTAGGGCTTTTTGCCAGGGAAAATATTAATTTAACTAAAATTGAATCCAGGCCATCCAAGAAAGGTCTGGGTAAATATATATTCTTTATAGATTTTGAAGGCCACTGTGATGATAGCAAGGTAGAGAATATTTTAAATACCATCAAAAATAAAACTCCCTTTGTAAAAGTTTTAGGTTCATATCCTACTTATGGAGAGGATTAA
- a CDS encoding RNA ligase: MKIDWRKNNSLTHFFYLCPQCDLISEISIENFLEEKIHQKVGIKSEKLEEAIKKGTIKFYHSLNIPTLQFKKGLGKIEEGTVIYLTNNIQVIRGFPKIRRTLLLSPSLENYFPDQVAVEEKMNGYNVRLACLECESDSKDDITIIALTRGGYICPFTTKKAQELMDLSTFFQDNPDLVLCGEMVGTANPYVSHHYEEIGNLGFRVFDIRQKLTNQPLSLDKKRKLLEDYGLPVVRLYGIFPVKEASEKIKEIVKQIGLENREGVVMKQPEMELSPLKYTSSQAHNREIKYAFNFPFDFGRAFFFSRVIREGFQAYEMEDSPEELRKRAQRMGESIIYPMLKIIQDIAEGDSAIEDTIIEVDNQDEAEEFMRHLHDLGVSAVLEDYNDGKAVIRRIHQSTNDKIRNYLKGGLY, encoded by the coding sequence ATGAAAATCGATTGGAGGAAAAATAACTCCCTTACCCACTTTTTTTATCTATGTCCTCAATGTGATTTAATCTCAGAAATTTCCATTGAAAACTTCTTAGAGGAAAAGATACACCAAAAAGTTGGTATCAAATCAGAAAAACTGGAAGAAGCAATTAAGAAAGGCACTATTAAATTTTATCATTCCTTAAATATTCCTACACTTCAATTTAAAAAGGGTCTGGGTAAAATTGAAGAAGGCACCGTAATATACCTTACTAATAATATCCAGGTTATCCGGGGTTTTCCTAAAATAAGAAGAACTTTACTTTTATCTCCCTCACTGGAGAATTATTTTCCAGACCAGGTAGCAGTAGAAGAAAAGATGAATGGATATAATGTCCGCCTGGCCTGCCTGGAATGTGAATCAGACTCTAAAGATGATATCACCATAATTGCACTTACTCGAGGAGGATATATTTGCCCTTTCACCACCAAAAAAGCACAGGAATTAATGGACTTATCTACATTCTTTCAGGACAATCCTGACCTGGTACTTTGTGGAGAAATGGTTGGAACGGCCAATCCCTATGTTTCCCATCACTATGAAGAAATCGGAAATCTGGGATTCCGAGTATTTGATATCCGACAAAAACTGACCAATCAACCATTATCTCTGGATAAAAAAAGAAAGCTTCTGGAGGATTATGGCCTACCTGTTGTAAGATTGTATGGGATATTCCCTGTAAAAGAGGCATCAGAAAAAATTAAAGAGATCGTTAAACAAATAGGGCTGGAAAATAGGGAAGGAGTGGTAATGAAACAACCTGAGATGGAATTATCTCCTCTTAAATATACTTCTTCTCAGGCTCATAATCGAGAAATAAAATACGCATTTAATTTTCCTTTTGATTTTGGAAGGGCATTTTTCTTTTCAAGAGTTATAAGGGAGGGTTTTCAGGCATATGAAATGGAAGATTCCCCGGAAGAACTTAGAAAAAGAGCTCAGAGGATGGGTGAATCCATTATCTACCCTATGCTTAAAATTATTCAGGACATAGCAGAAGGAGACTCTGCTATAGAAGATACTATTATCGAAGTGGATAATCAGGATGAGGCCGAGGAATTCATGCGCCATTTACATGATCTGGGAGTAAGTGCTGTTCTTGAAGATTATAATGATGGAAAGGCAGTTATTAGAAGAATACATCAATCCACTAATGACAAGATAAGGAATTATCTTAAAGGAGGGCTATATTAA
- a CDS encoding CBS domain-containing protein, producing the protein MQIKNIMSSDIVVVDKDQNLHDALKIMKKNKVSRLPVVNTNNDKVKELVGMVTEKDIAQKLGSSKYGNLPPSHFHLSTVMTTELITTHPEMDLGTAANKMLENYLGGLPVLEDGEMVGIITKSDFIDNCRGKAYENKLVEDFMSTEILSLDPQERIVHARRLMIDSKVSRLLVMEGEDLAGIITAKDIAESLISFRKIVPDKHKAARIRNLLVQDVMTQNVHTISPQSTIAEAAQLMLDKGFSGFPVIDENNHLLGIITKTDLMDLIVEMEGVN; encoded by the coding sequence ATGCAAATAAAAAATATAATGTCATCCGATATCGTGGTGGTTGATAAAGATCAAAACCTGCACGATGCACTTAAAATCATGAAAAAAAATAAAGTTTCCCGACTACCAGTAGTTAACACCAATAATGATAAAGTTAAAGAACTGGTAGGAATGGTAACTGAAAAAGACATTGCTCAAAAACTGGGATCCTCTAAATACGGTAATCTACCCCCATCCCATTTTCATCTTTCCACGGTTATGACCACGGAACTTATCACTACCCATCCTGAAATGGACCTGGGGACAGCAGCTAATAAAATGCTTGAAAATTATTTAGGCGGTCTTCCGGTATTGGAAGATGGAGAAATGGTTGGTATTATTACCAAATCTGATTTTATAGACAACTGCCGGGGAAAAGCTTACGAGAACAAGCTGGTAGAGGACTTTATGAGCACAGAAATTCTATCTTTAGATCCACAGGAAAGAATTGTCCATGCTAGGAGGTTAATGATAGATTCTAAGGTGAGCAGGTTACTGGTAATGGAAGGGGAAGATCTTGCAGGCATAATAACTGCTAAAGATATCGCGGAATCTTTAATATCCTTCCGAAAGATAGTACCAGATAAACACAAGGCAGCACGTATAAGGAATCTACTGGTGCAGGATGTTATGACTCAAAATGTGCATACTATTTCCCCTCAGTCCACCATAGCTGAAGCTGCCCAACTGATGCTGGATAAAGGATTCAGCGGATTTCCAGTTATAGATGAAAATAATCATCTGCTGGGCATTATAACTAAAACAGATTTAATGGACCTTATTGTTGAAATGGAGGGGGTTAACTAA
- a CDS encoding CBS domain-containing protein, producing the protein MKVQDIMTEEVVVIQDTDQVAYARNLMIKNGFSRIVVINKEGHPVGIVTERDITHKMRGNGPNWKRRPIDKISINRVMNTDLITISPGENVKEAVEMMLKKDISSLIVVDEEGLAGIITKTDLIKIYGNKYTGKWKISDLMSSEVVTVNENHGINHVISLMEEKKIGRIVVIRDSNPVGIITTENISFAQIEDPETGINVEKIYFIRPVEGAEKKNVRMVSMLTAGDLMTNHLVIMDADEDAAAASKLMLEKDISGMPVVKDEELVGIITKTDIIKGIQ; encoded by the coding sequence ATGAAAGTTCAAGACATAATGACTGAGGAAGTGGTGGTTATCCAGGATACTGACCAGGTAGCCTATGCTAGAAACCTCATGATAAAAAATGGATTCAGTCGCATTGTGGTAATAAATAAAGAAGGCCATCCAGTGGGTATTGTAACAGAAAGGGATATAACTCATAAAATGAGAGGCAATGGCCCCAACTGGAAAAGAAGACCTATTGATAAAATTTCCATAAATAGAGTGATGAATACTGATTTGATTACCATTAGCCCCGGAGAAAATGTTAAAGAAGCGGTAGAAATGATGCTGAAAAAGGATATCAGCTCATTAATAGTGGTTGATGAAGAGGGATTAGCAGGGATAATAACCAAAACAGATCTCATTAAAATATATGGTAATAAATATACAGGGAAATGGAAGATTTCTGATTTGATGAGTTCCGAAGTGGTAACTGTAAATGAAAACCATGGAATAAACCATGTAATATCTCTCATGGAAGAAAAAAAGATTGGCCGAATAGTTGTTATTCGAGATAGCAACCCGGTTGGAATTATAACCACTGAAAACATTTCTTTTGCCCAGATTGAAGACCCGGAAACAGGGATCAACGTGGAAAAAATTTACTTCATCCGGCCAGTTGAGGGAGCAGAAAAAAAGAACGTGAGAATGGTTTCCATGTTAACTGCAGGTGATTTAATGACCAATCATCTGGTGATAATGGATGCTGATGAAGATGCAGCAGCAGCTTCTAAATTGATGCTGGAAAAGGATATAAGTGGTATGCCTGTTGTAAAAGACGAAGAGTTAGTGGGAATAATAACTAAAACAGATATAATAAAAGGAATTCAGTAA
- a CDS encoding CBS domain-containing protein, translating into MRRKDTINRVKSMDRGPVEFESRASQHEGDIMSIAKKDVVTIPQTATIKEAAEIMVANKFRRLPITDPGTGKLLGIVTSMDILNFLGGGDKFKIVEEKYEDNFLAAINESVKKIMTRDVYHLSNKDSISEAVSKMTEFGVGGLPVINSDENIVGMVSERDFALLMAGVLTDELVEDYMSTPVISTTPGTPIESASKIMVRNRLRRIPIVGEDRKTPHPEHEKLVGLITSTDILEFLGESKAFNNMVSNSAEEILNTKITEIMENEVITTTPQNNLGEVCEIMEKKGIGGLPVVKNNELVGIITEKDILNAIK; encoded by the coding sequence ATGAGAAGAAAAGATACCATAAATAGAGTAAAATCTATGGACCGCGGGCCCGTAGAATTTGAAAGTCGAGCTTCCCAGCATGAGGGTGATATAATGAGCATCGCTAAAAAAGATGTGGTTACCATCCCTCAAACTGCCACTATAAAGGAAGCTGCAGAAATAATGGTAGCAAATAAATTCCGGAGACTACCTATTACTGATCCGGGAACAGGAAAACTTCTGGGGATTGTTACCTCCATGGATATTTTAAACTTTTTAGGAGGTGGAGACAAGTTTAAAATTGTGGAGGAAAAATATGAAGATAATTTCCTGGCTGCAATCAACGAGTCTGTGAAAAAAATAATGACCCGGGATGTTTATCATTTATCTAATAAGGACTCTATTAGTGAAGCTGTAAGTAAAATGACCGAATTTGGTGTGGGCGGACTTCCAGTAATAAACTCTGATGAGAATATTGTGGGAATGGTTTCAGAAAGGGATTTTGCACTTTTAATGGCAGGAGTACTAACTGATGAGCTGGTGGAGGATTATATGTCCACTCCGGTGATTTCTACTACACCTGGAACTCCTATTGAGAGCGCTTCTAAAATAATGGTTCGTAATCGACTACGAAGAATACCTATAGTGGGCGAAGATAGGAAAACTCCGCACCCTGAACATGAAAAGTTGGTAGGACTGATAACTTCCACTGATATTCTGGAATTTTTAGGTGAAAGCAAGGCCTTCAATAATATGGTTTCTAATAGTGCAGAAGAAATACTGAATACTAAAATCACTGAAATAATGGAAAACGAGGTAATTACCACCACCCCCCAAAATAATTTAGGGGAAGTTTGCGAAATAATGGAAAAAAAGGGAATCGGTGGATTGCCGGTGGTCAAAAATAATGAATTAGTAGGTATAATTACTGAAAAGGATATTTTAAATGCAATAAAATAA